TCCACTCAGCCCAATCTGTTAACTGCTCTTCTAAATGTTCCAAGTGGGTATCTACATTTTCCACCCGACCGAAATGAGTGAGGTACAACGCCTGGGGGCTAAGACTCTTTAGCAGTTGGATGGACGTCTGCCAATCTTCCAAGTTAATATCGGGTGGTGGGCAAGGGGGTTCTACTAGTCCGCTATTAATCTGAACTCCGCCTACATCGCCAGTAAATATAACATCAGCTAACTGGTACGCAATATGATGAACAGCATGACCCGGCGTATGATGAGCGATTATTTTGGTATCACCAAAAGTAAGTTCAGTTTTATCTTCTATTGCTTGCAGTTGACTTTCCGCAATAGGTTGCATTTTACCCCATAGCCGACTCATCTCATCTTGATAAATTCGCTTAGCCGAATCCCAGAGCTTCTGTGGGTTGGCCAAATGCTTAACTCCGAACGGGTGAACATAGATGGTTGCTCCTTGCTTAGCTAATGCCCAAGCTGCTCCAGCATGGTCGAAGTGAATATGCGTTAGCATAACGTGCTGAATATCAGCCATATCAAATCCCGCTTTATTAATTGCTTGCTGAAGATTAGAATACGTGGAATACGGCCCAGTTTCGATAAGAATTGGCCCATCAGAAGTTTCTACTAAAAAGCTAGCAATCGCTTGAGGAATGTCTAGGAATTGTAAGTCGAGGATGTGAATCATAAATCAAGAGTATTATCGCTTGAATTCAAGGTAGCAGTAAGCTTGATGAATTGCAATACTAAATATAGCCCGCTGCCCAGTAGGCGATAGTACCTACCATTTCCCGGATCACTACCTCAAAGTTACCGATTGCCCGGGAGTTCGGAATAATTAGCCAGTCGGGAGTAAACTGGGGGTCTTTACTTCGCATACTCACCGAAAAAACATCAGTGGGCACGTCTGCTTTATCGAAGCAAGCCTTAGCCCGGCGCATGTGGTAGGCCGAAGTAATCAATAATACTTTG
This region of Tunicatimonas pelagia genomic DNA includes:
- a CDS encoding MBL fold metallo-hydrolase; translation: MIHILDLQFLDIPQAIASFLVETSDGPILIETGPYSTYSNLQQAINKAGFDMADIQHVMLTHIHFDHAGAAWALAKQGATIYVHPFGVKHLANPQKLWDSAKRIYQDEMSRLWGKMQPIAESQLQAIEDKTELTFGDTKIIAHHTPGHAVHHIAYQLADVIFTGDVGGVQINSGLVEPPCPPPDINLEDWQTSIQLLKSLSPQALYLTHFGRVENVDTHLEHLEEQLTDWAEWIKGKMGTGETREELVPQFQEYVASQLRTKGADEETIQQYEAANPSWMSVAGLMRYWKKVDG